In Bacillota bacterium, one DNA window encodes the following:
- a CDS encoding nitrilase-related carbon-nitrogen hydrolase, which produces MISRTVHQPDGALIHLACVQAELRAEDYVSEAAFAARVDGWMASIRRKVGQSGPLLVAFPEDIGTFMVFFGHGDILHGAGTLAEAIGALIRRHRGATMLQRIRCRCGWVRALSLVLGDAVESSYRRVFSDVARRYRAFVVAGSAVLPAPDRPRTTFNISFVFGSNGEFLGWQPKTHLTPIEGPQQLDITPAPLEQLRVVPTAIGNLGVAICLDAFQDPVVDRLVAGGADVLVQPSANPGPWTPEQQADWKRSSWRAVRQWPQLRYALNPMMVGQLLGLRFEGQSSIASSLPELCKPGSYEALEDEGGFVTIAPSATTEAVLVASVPSTRMAGLQAGPAGRLPSAGRRT; this is translated from the coding sequence ATGATTTCACGCACGGTCCACCAGCCTGACGGGGCCCTCATCCACCTGGCCTGCGTGCAGGCTGAGCTGAGGGCCGAGGATTACGTCTCAGAGGCCGCCTTTGCGGCTCGGGTGGACGGGTGGATGGCCTCCATCCGGCGCAAGGTCGGCCAGTCCGGCCCACTGCTGGTGGCGTTTCCCGAGGACATCGGCACCTTCATGGTCTTCTTTGGCCACGGGGACATCCTGCACGGCGCGGGAACGCTCGCCGAGGCCATCGGCGCCCTGATCCGGCGCCACCGCGGGGCCACCATGCTTCAGCGGATTCGGTGCCGTTGCGGCTGGGTGCGAGCCCTGAGCCTGGTGTTGGGCGACGCGGTGGAGTCGAGCTACCGGCGCGTCTTTTCCGACGTGGCGCGCCGGTACCGGGCGTTCGTGGTGGCAGGCTCAGCGGTTCTGCCGGCGCCGGACCGCCCCCGCACGACCTTCAACATCAGCTTCGTCTTCGGATCAAATGGCGAGTTCCTGGGCTGGCAGCCCAAGACCCACCTGACCCCCATCGAGGGTCCCCAGCAGCTCGACATCACGCCGGCCCCGCTGGAGCAGTTGCGCGTGGTTCCCACCGCCATCGGCAATCTCGGGGTGGCCATCTGCCTGGACGCCTTCCAGGATCCCGTGGTCGACAGGCTGGTGGCGGGCGGGGCGGATGTGCTGGTGCAGCCCTCGGCCAACCCCGGGCCGTGGACGCCCGAGCAGCAGGCCGACTGGAAGCGCAGCAGCTGGCGAGCGGTACGCCAGTGGCCGCAGCTCCGCTACGCTCTCAACCCCATGATGGTGGGGCAACTGCTCGGCCTGCGCTTCGAGGGGCAGTCGTCGATTGCGAGTTCCCTGCCCGAGCTCTGCAAGCCGGGATCTTACGAGGCCCTGGAGGACGAGGGCGGGTTTGTCACGATCGCCCCGAGCGCCACCACGGAGGCCGTGCTGGTGGCGTCGGTGCCGTCCACTCGGATGGCCGGCCTGCAGGCAGGGCCGGCCGGTCGCCTGCCTTCCGCCGGGCGCCGGACGTAG
- a CDS encoding SPOR domain-containing protein, with amino-acid sequence MGDGPRPQASPSAVRSGATFFLTLLLVIVIGALGGYALGRYVFDRLMEAPQSRIAPLQSQTLPPQATPAPAPAISRPSEPVAPASPGRPPAQEAAGQLRGSAGGQAAPTGPSTATSSSAFFVQVGAFGSAERADALVVKLRQQGYPVTVEILDAGKQPLYKVRVGPYSRREDAQKALQQLKPTVPDAFIP; translated from the coding sequence TTGGGCGACGGGCCGCGGCCACAGGCTTCGCCTTCCGCCGTTCGCAGCGGCGCAACTTTCTTCTTGACACTCCTCCTGGTGATCGTCATCGGGGCCCTGGGCGGTTATGCCCTCGGCCGGTACGTGTTCGACCGCCTGATGGAGGCGCCGCAGTCCCGCATCGCCCCGCTCCAGAGCCAGACTTTGCCGCCGCAGGCCACACCCGCTCCGGCGCCGGCCATTAGCCGCCCGAGCGAACCGGTTGCGCCGGCTTCACCCGGACGCCCGCCGGCCCAGGAGGCTGCAGGGCAACTTCGGGGCTCCGCCGGTGGACAGGCCGCGCCGACGGGTCCGTCCACCGCCACGTCGAGCTCGGCGTTCTTCGTACAGGTCGGAGCGTTCGGATCAGCGGAGCGCGCGGATGCCCTGGTAGTGAAGCTCAGGCAGCAGGGGTACCCGGTGACGGTGGAAATCCTCGACGCTGGCAAGCAGCCGCTTTACAAGGTTCGAGTGGGCCCTTACAGTCGAAGGGAAGACGCGCAAAAGGCGCTGCAGCAACTCAAGCCGACCGTACCGGATGCGTTCATTCCCTGA
- a CDS encoding folylpolyglutamate synthase/dihydrofolate synthase family protein, giving the protein MPVGKASASEALEYLGHLARFGMRLGLERMEAILERLGHPERRFGVVHVAGTNGKGSTAAMVAAAAGEAGVRTGLYTSPHLVRFNERIVVDKAPVTDEVLADAYRAVRAAVEEMAVGEAPTQFEFATAMAFWAFARARVELAVVEVGLGGRLDATNVVRPEVCVITPLGLDHTEVLGDTLAAIAGEKAGIIKPGADVVTPVQPDEAAAVIRSRAASVGAALFEVVGPPLSEGPAMDVPLPAGSESVYRFTPRRADVRGGLLDLVTPEGERIADLEVGLLGLHQLQNAAVAAAALHRLRARGWPITEQGLRTGLRQVVWPGRLQVVGRRPWVVIDGAHNPAAAGMLADSFRTLFGGLPRVLVVGMLKEKDVQGVLRALVAPGATVIATRARSSRTEPASPEELAAVALALGAGRAEAVVPAADALRRALELATPDDTVAVAGSLYLAGELLADLKVDVTARNVLPPG; this is encoded by the coding sequence TTGCCGGTCGGTAAAGCGAGCGCATCCGAGGCCCTCGAGTACCTGGGCCACCTGGCGCGGTTCGGTATGCGGCTGGGCCTCGAGCGCATGGAGGCCATCCTCGAACGGCTGGGTCACCCCGAGCGGCGCTTTGGCGTCGTGCACGTGGCCGGCACCAACGGCAAGGGTTCGACCGCGGCCATGGTGGCAGCCGCGGCCGGGGAGGCCGGGGTTCGGACAGGACTCTATACCTCGCCGCACCTGGTCCGGTTCAACGAGCGCATCGTGGTGGACAAGGCTCCCGTTACGGACGAGGTGCTGGCGGATGCTTACCGGGCCGTGCGGGCGGCCGTGGAGGAGATGGCCGTTGGGGAGGCCCCCACGCAGTTTGAATTCGCCACCGCCATGGCGTTCTGGGCCTTCGCTCGGGCGCGCGTCGAACTCGCGGTCGTGGAGGTGGGTCTCGGCGGCCGCCTCGACGCCACCAACGTGGTGCGGCCGGAAGTGTGCGTCATCACCCCGCTCGGCCTCGACCACACGGAGGTTCTGGGGGACACCCTCGCGGCCATCGCCGGGGAAAAGGCCGGGATCATCAAGCCTGGCGCCGACGTGGTGACCCCGGTCCAGCCGGACGAGGCCGCAGCGGTCATCCGCTCCCGGGCGGCAAGCGTGGGGGCGGCGCTGTTCGAGGTCGTGGGTCCCCCCTTGTCCGAAGGCCCTGCCATGGACGTTCCTTTACCGGCTGGTAGCGAGAGCGTGTACCGGTTCACGCCCCGTCGGGCAGACGTCCGGGGCGGGCTTCTTGACCTCGTCACCCCGGAAGGCGAGCGAATTGCGGACCTCGAGGTGGGCTTGCTTGGCCTCCACCAGCTTCAGAACGCGGCGGTGGCTGCGGCGGCTTTGCACCGGCTGCGGGCGCGAGGCTGGCCCATCACGGAACAAGGCCTGCGCACCGGGCTTCGCCAGGTGGTCTGGCCCGGGCGTCTTCAGGTGGTGGGCCGGCGCCCGTGGGTGGTCATCGACGGCGCCCACAACCCCGCAGCGGCCGGGATGCTCGCCGATAGCTTCCGGACCCTTTTCGGGGGCCTGCCGCGGGTGCTGGTCGTGGGCATGTTGAAGGAGAAGGATGTCCAAGGGGTCCTGCGGGCCCTTGTAGCGCCGGGCGCCACCGTGATTGCCACCCGCGCCCGTTCGAGCCGGACCGAGCCCGCCTCTCCTGAGGAGCTGGCGGCTGTCGCTCTCGCTCTCGGCGCCGGGCGCGCCGAGGCCGTGGTACCTGCCGCGGATGCGCTGCGCCGCGCCCTGGAGCTGGCGACGCCCGACGACACGGTAGCCGTCGCCGGTTCGCTCTACCTGGCCGGGGAACTGCTGGCAGACCTTAAGGTGGACGTGACAGCCCGGAACGTCTTACCACCCGGGTGA
- a CDS encoding metal-sensitive transcriptional regulator, which translates to MRRLRRIEGQIRGLQRMVEEEKYCVDVLIQIAAVKAALDKVGMVLLEEHTRGCVSRAIREDQGSDAAIRELTDVILRFIR; encoded by the coding sequence ATGCGGCGGCTCCGCCGGATCGAAGGCCAGATCCGGGGCCTTCAGCGAATGGTTGAAGAGGAAAAATACTGCGTGGACGTGCTTATCCAGATTGCGGCGGTAAAGGCCGCTCTGGACAAAGTTGGAATGGTTCTTCTCGAGGAACACACCCGAGGCTGCGTGAGCCGTGCCATCCGGGAAGACCAGGGTTCGGACGCCGCCATCCGCGAGTTGACGGACGTCATCCTGCGTTTCATCAGGTAG
- a CDS encoding ABC transporter permease, with protein sequence MDSLRRFLRNPLATAGLVILLFFAVVAVLAPYIAPPRYPDEPYRIPRSGFAVEPRPPSDRFLFGTTEGQYDIFYGVVWGSRVAFGVALFVVGASLLVGLVVGTLAGYYGGRLDELFMRAADIISAIPFLVAAVVMVAILGKGLRNVALALILFSWPPYARLIRGSVLQVKSMEFVEAARAIGMSRARIILRHIIPNAIYPVLVQASLEIGSVVVALASLSFLGLGAEPGFADWGQLTAFARPWILGKPGDPFAYWYTIFFPGAAILLFVLAWNLVGDGVRDVMDPRLRRQQK encoded by the coding sequence ATGGACTCGTTGAGGCGGTTCCTGCGAAATCCCCTGGCGACGGCAGGTCTCGTCATCCTGCTGTTCTTTGCCGTGGTGGCCGTGCTGGCCCCCTACATCGCCCCACCGCGCTACCCGGACGAACCCTACCGCATCCCGCGTTCGGGCTTTGCGGTCGAGCCCCGGCCGCCTTCGGACCGGTTCCTCTTCGGGACGACCGAGGGGCAGTACGACATCTTCTACGGCGTGGTGTGGGGAAGTCGCGTGGCCTTCGGGGTCGCCCTCTTCGTGGTGGGGGCCTCCCTGCTGGTGGGCTTGGTCGTCGGAACCCTGGCGGGCTACTACGGGGGACGCCTGGATGAGCTTTTCATGCGGGCGGCTGACATCATTTCCGCCATACCGTTCCTGGTGGCAGCCGTGGTGATGGTCGCCATCCTGGGCAAAGGGCTGCGCAACGTGGCCCTCGCGCTCATCCTCTTCTCCTGGCCGCCCTACGCCCGGTTGATTCGGGGCAGCGTGCTGCAGGTCAAGAGCATGGAGTTCGTCGAGGCAGCACGTGCCATCGGCATGTCACGCGCCCGCATCATCCTCCGCCACATCATTCCCAACGCGATTTACCCGGTGCTCGTGCAGGCGTCGCTGGAGATCGGGTCCGTCGTGGTCGCCCTTGCCTCCCTGAGCTTCCTGGGCCTGGGGGCGGAGCCGGGCTTTGCGGACTGGGGGCAACTGACCGCTTTTGCTCGCCCGTGGATCCTGGGCAAACCCGGGGATCCCTTCGCCTACTGGTACACCATCTTCTTCCCGGGCGCTGCCATTCTGCTCTTCGTGCTGGCGTGGAACCTGGTGGGAGACGGCGTGCGCGACGTGATGGATCCGCGCCTGCGCCGCCAGCAGAAGTAG
- a CDS encoding ABC transporter substrate-binding protein, translating into MTHSRRFVYLAVAAAALLVLGAAGLVSAEVRNPDTLIKAAYGEPETLDPAYAYDTASGEVIYQVYENLLDFDGGDLGKFVPLLATQVPTVENGLLSKDGLVYRFPIRKGVRFHNGNALTPEDVEYTFERAMLQDRSGGPVWMLLEPLLGYSTIEDLAKDLAKVDSFDKVPPEMLKDVYRKVDAAVEVEGDTVVFRLARPYPPFLSILTHSGSWSAIIDKEWAIAQGDWDGSENWVKWHDPKAEQDPLYDKANGTGPYKLVKWEKGVQIILERNDNYWRKPAPTKTVVIKIVEEWATRQLMLQSGDADIVIVDPPYLDQVTNMPGVRVLRRQPWLASTAAFFTWNINPDGNEFIGSGKLDGEGIPANFFSDIDVRKAFNYSFDWETYIQDVSKGEATQARGPIPAALPFFNPEQPVYKLDLRKAEEHFRKAWGGEVWRNGFKMTIAYNAGNDARRIAAEILEQNIESINPKFRIDIQAVQWPTYLQAYRQSKLPLFILGWLADFPDEHNFVVPFMHSTGTFAAAQKLPPELTQQIDALIEQGVSSTDPKVRREAYYKLQQVAYEQAIDIFLVDRTQPVVMRDWVKGWYPNAIRPGEDFYRLSKSSG; encoded by the coding sequence ATGACGCACTCGAGGCGTTTTGTGTACCTGGCCGTTGCAGCCGCAGCGTTACTCGTGCTTGGGGCTGCGGGGCTCGTCAGCGCTGAGGTGAGGAACCCCGACACCCTCATCAAGGCAGCGTACGGAGAGCCGGAGACCCTGGACCCGGCCTACGCGTACGACACAGCCAGCGGCGAAGTCATCTACCAGGTTTACGAGAACCTGCTCGACTTCGACGGCGGCGACCTCGGCAAGTTCGTGCCGCTGCTGGCCACCCAGGTTCCCACGGTGGAAAACGGGCTTCTTTCCAAGGACGGCCTCGTCTACCGCTTTCCCATCCGGAAGGGCGTCCGGTTCCACAACGGCAACGCGCTGACACCCGAGGACGTGGAGTACACCTTCGAGCGAGCCATGCTGCAGGACCGCTCGGGCGGCCCCGTGTGGATGCTGCTTGAGCCCCTCCTCGGCTACTCCACCATCGAGGACCTGGCCAAAGATCTGGCCAAGGTCGATAGCTTCGACAAGGTGCCGCCCGAGATGCTCAAGGATGTCTACCGTAAAGTCGACGCTGCCGTCGAGGTGGAGGGCGACACCGTCGTCTTCCGTCTGGCCCGGCCGTATCCGCCGTTCCTCTCCATCCTGACCCACAGCGGAAGCTGGTCGGCCATCATCGACAAGGAGTGGGCCATCGCCCAGGGCGACTGGGACGGCAGCGAGAACTGGGTGAAGTGGCACGACCCGAAGGCCGAGCAGGATCCGCTCTACGACAAGGCCAACGGGACCGGCCCGTACAAGCTCGTCAAGTGGGAGAAGGGCGTCCAGATCATCCTGGAGCGCAACGACAACTACTGGCGCAAGCCCGCTCCCACCAAGACCGTCGTCATCAAGATCGTTGAAGAGTGGGCCACCCGCCAGCTGATGCTGCAGTCCGGAGATGCCGACATCGTCATCGTCGACCCGCCGTACCTCGATCAGGTGACGAACATGCCGGGAGTCCGGGTGCTGCGGCGCCAGCCGTGGCTTGCCAGCACCGCGGCGTTCTTCACGTGGAACATCAACCCCGACGGCAACGAGTTCATCGGCAGCGGCAAACTGGACGGCGAGGGCATCCCGGCCAACTTCTTCAGCGACATCGACGTGCGCAAGGCGTTCAACTACAGCTTCGACTGGGAGACGTACATCCAAGACGTCTCCAAGGGTGAGGCGACGCAGGCACGCGGTCCGATTCCTGCCGCGCTTCCCTTCTTCAACCCCGAGCAGCCGGTGTACAAGCTGGATCTGAGGAAGGCGGAGGAGCACTTCCGCAAGGCATGGGGCGGCGAGGTTTGGCGCAATGGCTTCAAGATGACCATCGCCTACAACGCCGGCAACGACGCCCGCCGCATCGCCGCGGAGATCCTGGAGCAGAACATCGAGAGCATCAACCCCAAGTTCCGCATCGACATCCAGGCGGTCCAGTGGCCGACGTACCTGCAGGCGTACCGCCAGAGCAAGCTGCCGCTGTTCATCCTCGGCTGGCTGGCCGACTTCCCGGACGAGCACAACTTCGTGGTGCCGTTCATGCACTCCACCGGCACGTTTGCGGCCGCGCAGAAGCTGCCGCCGGAGCTGACGCAGCAGATCGACGCCCTGATCGAGCAGGGGGTTTCCAGCACCGACCCGAAGGTCCGCCGGGAGGCCTACTACAAGCTGCAGCAAGTAGCCTATGAGCAGGCCATTGACATCTTCCTGGTGGACCGCACCCAGCCCGTCGTTATGCGCGACTGGGTCAAGGGCTGGTATCCCAACGCCATCCGCCCCGGCGAGGACTTCTACCGGCTCTCCAAGTCCTCCGGCTAA
- a CDS encoding ABC transporter permease: protein MTRLIVRRLLLLPLVVAGASLIIFGLSQLMPPYQRVATFIRSPQELKSFSMDQLVKKYQLDAPLHVQYSNWMRELLSGHMGWSEVAKQPVWDAIMERFPATIELTLYAAVPMAVGGVWLGTQAAVHHNSWIDHLSRVFAIIGWSFPTFVFGLIFLMIFYGALGWFPPGRVSVWATQAMLSPEFKQVTRLVTIDALINGRFDIFLDTIRHMVGPVVTLSYLYWAQLQRITRSSMLETLRQDYVRTARAKGLDERTVIRKHARRNALIPVSTIIALMVLGLLGGVVITETIFSYPGIGKLLATAALQLDRTTVLGITIFYSVVLVVVILAMDISYALIDPRVRLD from the coding sequence ATGACACGCCTGATTGTACGCCGCCTGCTCCTCCTGCCGCTGGTGGTCGCCGGTGCAAGCCTGATCATTTTCGGGCTGAGCCAGCTGATGCCCCCCTATCAGAGGGTTGCCACGTTCATCCGGTCCCCGCAGGAACTCAAGTCCTTCTCAATGGATCAGCTCGTCAAGAAGTACCAGCTGGATGCCCCGCTTCACGTCCAGTACTCCAACTGGATGCGCGAGCTCCTGTCCGGGCACATGGGCTGGTCGGAGGTGGCCAAGCAGCCCGTCTGGGACGCCATCATGGAGCGCTTCCCGGCCACGATAGAACTGACGCTGTATGCGGCCGTGCCCATGGCGGTTGGCGGCGTCTGGCTCGGGACGCAGGCGGCAGTTCACCACAATAGCTGGATCGATCACCTCAGCCGCGTCTTCGCCATCATCGGCTGGTCGTTTCCCACGTTCGTCTTCGGGCTCATCTTTTTGATGATCTTCTACGGGGCCCTGGGGTGGTTTCCACCGGGCAGGGTCTCCGTCTGGGCGACGCAGGCCATGCTCTCGCCAGAGTTCAAGCAGGTGACGCGCCTTGTCACCATCGACGCGCTCATCAACGGCCGGTTCGACATCTTCCTCGACACCATCCGCCACATGGTGGGACCCGTGGTGACCCTCTCCTACCTTTACTGGGCGCAGCTGCAGCGTATCACCCGCTCAAGCATGCTCGAGACGCTCCGGCAGGATTACGTCCGTACGGCCCGCGCCAAGGGGCTCGACGAGCGGACGGTGATTCGCAAGCACGCCAGGCGAAACGCGCTGATTCCGGTCTCCACCATCATTGCCCTGATGGTGCTGGGGCTTCTGGGAGGCGTCGTCATCACGGAGACGATCTTCTCGTATCCGGGCATCGGCAAGCTCCTGGCCACCGCGGCCCTACAACTCGACCGGACCACCGTGCTCGGCATTACGATCTTCTATTCTGTCGTACTCGTGGTGGTCATCCTGGCCATGGACATCAGCTACGCCCTCATCGACCCCAGGGTGCGGCTCGATTGA
- a CDS encoding valine--tRNA ligase, translating to MQGELREKQAQAANAAPDAIPPAYNPRENEARWYAHWEREGYFRGDPDPSRRPFCIVIPPPNVTGSLHMGHAMDNTLQDIMVRFRRMQGYSTLWVPGTDHAGIATQVVVEAELAKEGTTRQELGRERFLERVWAWKEKYGGIITQQLRRLGSSCDWSRERFTMDPGCSRAVREVFVHLYHRGLIYRGDYIINWCPRCQTALSDLEVEHEETEGRLWYVRYPLEDGSGDVVVATTRPETMLGDTGVAVHPGDTRYLPLIGRRAILPLVGRRLPIVADEAVDVAFGTGAVKVTPAHDPTDFEIGRRHQLETVKVIDESGRMTEAAGEPFAGMDRAEARLKVVEALRQQGYLVREEAHRHAVGHCQRCHTVVEPLISKQWFVRMKPLAEPAIRAVREKRVRLIPERFESHYFHWMENVRDWCISRQLWWGHRIPVWYCSSCGEQVVSVEDPASCPRCGSTRLEQDPDVLDTWFSSALWPFSTLGWPERTPELQFYYPTALLVTGFDILFFWVARMIVMGLEFMGDVPFRDVLLHGLVRDALGRKMSKSKGTGLDPLEVIEEYGADALRLTLVMGVGMGNDVRWHPERVEASRNFANKLWNAARFALMRTNAAQDGRPGPGAEAAGRIQRWASAGELELPERWILSRLARRTKEVTDLLERYELGEAARALYDFTWDELCDWYIELSKPRLASEADAGRREKAAAVLSYVLDNTVRLLHPFVPFITEEIWQRLPHEGPTIMLAPWPVPDGALLDEAAEASMQQVIDVIRAIRNVRAEKGVSVNRRIPAIVWATGGARRRIEEHADDIRRLAGLSELSIGEPGPERPRDAVPAVAGGQMEVFLPLAGLLDVDEELRRLGRELEEVEQLLTRWRSALDRPQFRERAPESVVEATRKKRDEAEQRRARILEQMEQLKQLAGR from the coding sequence ATGCAGGGAGAGTTACGCGAAAAGCAGGCGCAGGCCGCAAACGCCGCACCGGACGCGATACCGCCGGCGTACAACCCGCGGGAGAACGAGGCCCGCTGGTACGCGCACTGGGAGCGCGAGGGGTATTTCCGCGGGGACCCCGACCCGTCACGCCGGCCTTTCTGCATCGTCATCCCGCCCCCGAACGTCACCGGATCGCTTCACATGGGCCACGCCATGGACAACACGCTGCAGGACATCATGGTGCGCTTCCGGCGCATGCAGGGCTACTCAACCCTGTGGGTACCCGGCACCGACCACGCCGGGATCGCGACCCAGGTGGTGGTGGAGGCGGAGCTGGCCAAGGAGGGCACGACGCGCCAGGAGTTGGGGCGCGAGAGGTTTCTGGAGCGGGTCTGGGCGTGGAAGGAGAAGTACGGGGGCATCATCACCCAGCAGCTCCGGCGGCTGGGCTCTTCGTGCGACTGGTCCCGGGAGCGGTTCACCATGGACCCCGGCTGCTCCCGGGCGGTGCGGGAGGTGTTCGTGCACCTCTACCATAGGGGGCTCATCTACCGGGGCGACTACATCATCAACTGGTGCCCGCGCTGCCAGACGGCGCTCTCCGACCTTGAGGTGGAGCACGAGGAGACCGAGGGCCGGCTCTGGTACGTCCGCTACCCGCTGGAGGACGGCAGCGGCGACGTTGTGGTGGCCACGACCCGTCCCGAGACCATGCTGGGCGACACGGGGGTAGCGGTGCACCCGGGCGACACCCGCTACCTGCCGCTCATCGGGCGGCGGGCCATCCTGCCCCTGGTGGGGCGGCGGCTGCCGATCGTGGCCGATGAAGCGGTGGACGTGGCCTTCGGCACCGGTGCCGTGAAGGTAACACCCGCGCACGACCCCACCGACTTTGAGATCGGCCGCCGCCACCAGCTCGAAACCGTCAAGGTGATCGACGAAAGCGGCCGGATGACCGAAGCGGCCGGCGAACCCTTTGCGGGGATGGATCGTGCCGAAGCGCGGCTCAAAGTGGTCGAGGCGCTGCGCCAGCAGGGATACCTGGTGCGGGAAGAAGCCCACCGGCACGCGGTGGGCCACTGCCAGCGCTGCCACACGGTGGTGGAGCCTCTCATCTCCAAGCAATGGTTCGTGCGGATGAAGCCGCTGGCAGAGCCCGCCATCCGGGCGGTGCGCGAAAAGAGGGTGCGCCTGATCCCCGAACGGTTCGAGAGCCACTACTTCCACTGGATGGAGAACGTCCGGGACTGGTGCATCTCCCGCCAGCTCTGGTGGGGCCACCGCATCCCGGTATGGTACTGTTCTTCCTGCGGTGAACAGGTGGTCAGCGTGGAGGATCCGGCGTCGTGCCCGCGCTGCGGCAGCACACGCCTGGAGCAGGACCCGGACGTGCTCGACACCTGGTTCAGCTCGGCGCTGTGGCCCTTCTCGACGCTGGGCTGGCCGGAGAGGACGCCGGAGCTTCAGTTCTACTACCCGACGGCGCTGCTCGTGACGGGTTTCGACATCCTGTTCTTCTGGGTGGCCCGCATGATCGTGATGGGCCTCGAGTTCATGGGCGACGTGCCGTTCCGCGACGTGCTGCTCCACGGGCTCGTGCGGGACGCCCTCGGGCGAAAGATGAGCAAGTCCAAGGGAACCGGGCTCGATCCCCTCGAGGTCATCGAAGAGTACGGGGCCGACGCGCTGCGCCTCACGCTGGTGATGGGCGTCGGAATGGGCAACGACGTGCGCTGGCACCCCGAACGGGTGGAGGCCAGCCGCAACTTCGCCAACAAACTCTGGAACGCGGCCCGCTTCGCCCTGATGCGCACGAACGCCGCCCAGGACGGTAGGCCGGGGCCGGGTGCCGAGGCAGCGGGCCGTATCCAGCGGTGGGCTTCGGCGGGCGAACTGGAGCTTCCCGAGCGCTGGATCCTGTCCCGCCTTGCCCGCCGCACGAAGGAGGTCACCGACCTCCTGGAACGCTACGAACTGGGTGAAGCGGCTCGGGCGCTGTACGACTTTACCTGGGACGAGCTGTGCGACTGGTACATCGAGCTGTCCAAGCCTCGCCTCGCGTCCGAGGCGGACGCCGGCCGGCGTGAAAAGGCCGCCGCCGTGTTGTCGTACGTCCTGGACAACACCGTACGTTTGCTGCACCCGTTCGTCCCGTTCATCACCGAGGAGATCTGGCAGCGCCTGCCCCACGAGGGCCCCACCATCATGCTCGCCCCCTGGCCGGTCCCGGACGGGGCGCTCCTGGACGAGGCGGCCGAAGCCAGCATGCAGCAGGTCATCGACGTGATCCGCGCCATTCGCAACGTCCGGGCGGAGAAAGGCGTTTCCGTGAACCGGCGCATTCCGGCCATCGTGTGGGCCACGGGCGGTGCGCGCCGGCGGATCGAGGAGCACGCCGACGACATCCGCCGTCTGGCCGGCCTGTCGGAACTCTCCATCGGCGAACCCGGACCGGAGCGGCCCAGGGATGCGGTGCCGGCCGTCGCCGGGGGGCAGATGGAGGTCTTCCTGCCGCTGGCAGGGCTGCTGGACGTCGACGAGGAATTGCGACGCCTGGGCAGGGAGCTGGAGGAGGTCGAGCAACTCCTCACCCGCTGGAGATCTGCGCTGGATAGGCCGCAGTTCCGGGAGCGGGCGCCTGAGAGCGTGGTAGAGGCCACCCGCAAGAAGCGCGACGAGGCCGAACAGCGGCGCGCACGCATCCTCGAACAGATGGAGCAGTTGAAGCAGCTTGCCGGTCGGTAA